A window from Dehalobacter sp. DCA encodes these proteins:
- the mutT gene encoding 8-oxo-dGTP diphosphatase MutT, protein MEEKKITQVTAAILRQDGKILICQRDNSGSCPSLWEFPGGKQEEGETLAECLVRECQEELGVTVRVGEVFAESWYMYGDKEMQFTFFDCRIIGGKLQRTVHQDIRWVRAEELGRYTFCPADVEVAERLGKGQI, encoded by the coding sequence ATGGAAGAGAAGAAAATAACGCAGGTTACTGCGGCGATCCTGCGGCAGGATGGGAAAATCTTGATATGCCAGCGAGACAACAGCGGCAGCTGCCCGTCGCTCTGGGAATTTCCGGGCGGGAAGCAGGAAGAAGGGGAGACTCTGGCTGAATGTCTAGTTCGGGAATGCCAGGAGGAACTGGGCGTGACGGTACGAGTGGGAGAGGTGTTTGCGGAGAGTTGGTATATGTATGGGGATAAAGAGATGCAGTTTACTTTCTTTGATTGTCGGATTATCGGAGGGAAACTGCAGAGAACGGTTCATCAGGATATCCGGTGGGTGAGGGCGGAGGAGTTGGGACGGTATACGTTTTGTCCGGCGGATGTGGAAGTGGCGGAGAGGTTGGGGAAGGGGCAAATATGA
- a CDS encoding CDGSH iron-sulfur domain-containing protein translates to MIMLKDQKKCKIKIVKNGPYLVSGNVPLSEKIIVPNGKKYELKEGRKLPQAETYALCRCGNSKNPPFCDGSHAKIGFVGTETASRARYEDRAEWMEGPGIDLMDDNRCAYARFCHRDKGSVWELTERSYNEENIREAIRAASDCPTGRLTAVEKTGERTEPEYDPSIAIVQDSELGVSAGIFVTGNIPLESADGTEYELRNRYALCRCGESSRIPFCDASHVQIKYSDRNIVK, encoded by the coding sequence ATGATTATGTTAAAGGACCAAAAGAAATGTAAAATTAAGATCGTAAAGAACGGACCGTATCTTGTTTCTGGAAATGTGCCATTGTCGGAAAAAATAATCGTTCCAAATGGAAAGAAATATGAGCTGAAAGAAGGCCGCAAGCTTCCTCAGGCCGAGACGTATGCGTTATGCCGCTGCGGAAACTCAAAGAACCCGCCTTTTTGTGACGGTTCCCATGCAAAAATAGGTTTTGTCGGCACTGAAACAGCATCCAGAGCAAGGTATGAAGACAGGGCCGAATGGATGGAGGGCCCCGGCATCGATCTGATGGATGATAACCGGTGTGCCTATGCCCGATTCTGTCACCGAGACAAGGGAAGTGTGTGGGAACTTACAGAGCGGTCTTACAATGAGGAAAATATCAGGGAAGCAATTCGGGCTGCGAGCGATTGTCCAACCGGGAGACTGACAGCGGTAGAGAAAACGGGGGAGAGGACCGAACCTGAATACGATCCTTCCATTGCAATCGTTCAGGATTCTGAATTGGGTGTAAGCGCCGGGATTTTTGTCACGGGGAATATTCCGCTTGAATCAGCCGATGGTACTGAATATGAGCTTAGAAACCGCTATGCCCTTTGCCGCTGCGGAGAGTCAAGCCGGATACCCTTTTGTGATGCAAGTCATGTTCAGATAAAATACTCAGATCGAAACATTGTGAAATAG
- a CDS encoding HelD family protein codes for MERDRLDQDFEIRRLEQVLAIAREQLDCALQKSEENKEAIIAAKLDMWEDTSRSISGLWNMDNFHELVELSQYANPVSERVSDYERDAAKILALKRLLYSPYFARIDFQFEGEELLEPVYIGRSSLQDGLTRDMVVYDWRSPIASVFYRFGPGKAFYESPGGKITGEVHLKRQYEIKDGKLQYFFDADIQIIDEFLRELLSRNASPKMKTIVETIQKDQDLVIRDLEMDLLMVQGAAGSGKTSVALHRAAYLMYQGLAAKLASNEIVIISPNTLFEQYIANVLPELGEKNVQSLVFEEIFGKVLQTDSIQSRNQYWESLLSPGQNGGSIAKSSMAFKGSGLFAEILRRFIKDLPYRWLPFADIYYDGKIVANRQLLKTKILRGGQEFLLSVRLKQLEASILQIVRELRPSRLEKLKKFIQAKPEHEFEVEEGTRRLSILESAALLKKIRSFTELDCPELYRKPFSDKSYFYHLAEGLELPDCIEEILDYTRENLQKDGLLYDDALALTFLHLHIKGYTAYRDIKQVVVDEAQDYDPLHFEILHGLFPKAHYTILGDIHQTIGKQEDSARYEQIGKIFARPKSTLVTLDKSFRSTREILAYSARFLDQSVKLHSFGRSGDAPAVFVAPNRAALTALLLAEIKTCREKGYQSIGLICKTEYDALALYEQLKDQSDIQLLKGDVQFDLSGVFLIPVYLAKGLEFDAVLICEADQEHYHSADDKNLLYIACTRALHRLNLFYTGEISPLL; via the coding sequence TTGGAACGGGACCGCCTTGATCAAGATTTTGAAATCAGACGCCTGGAGCAGGTGCTGGCTATTGCCCGGGAACAATTAGACTGCGCCCTGCAAAAGAGCGAAGAAAATAAAGAGGCCATTATTGCCGCGAAGTTAGATATGTGGGAAGATACTTCCCGCTCCATCTCCGGCCTTTGGAATATGGATAATTTTCATGAGCTTGTCGAGTTGAGCCAGTACGCCAATCCGGTGTCGGAACGGGTGTCGGATTATGAACGGGATGCCGCTAAGATCCTGGCTTTAAAAAGATTGCTCTATTCCCCCTACTTTGCTCGGATCGATTTTCAGTTCGAGGGTGAGGAGCTGTTAGAGCCCGTCTATATCGGGCGGTCTTCGCTGCAGGACGGCCTGACCCGGGATATGGTTGTCTATGACTGGAGATCTCCCATCGCCAGTGTTTTTTACCGCTTTGGTCCGGGGAAAGCGTTCTATGAGTCACCGGGCGGTAAAATAACGGGAGAGGTGCATTTAAAACGCCAATACGAGATCAAAGATGGCAAACTGCAATATTTCTTCGATGCGGATATTCAAATCATTGACGAATTCCTGCGCGAACTGCTTTCCCGGAATGCTTCCCCTAAAATGAAAACCATCGTCGAAACCATCCAGAAAGACCAGGATCTGGTGATCCGCGATCTGGAAATGGATTTACTGATGGTCCAGGGAGCTGCGGGAAGCGGCAAAACTTCGGTGGCGCTGCACCGCGCGGCTTATCTGATGTACCAGGGGCTGGCGGCCAAGCTGGCTTCCAATGAGATTGTGATTATTTCTCCCAACACCCTGTTTGAACAATACATCGCCAATGTCTTGCCTGAGCTGGGCGAAAAGAATGTCCAATCGCTCGTCTTTGAAGAAATATTCGGCAAGGTTTTGCAGACTGATTCTATCCAAAGCAGGAATCAATATTGGGAAAGCCTGCTCTCCCCCGGCCAAAACGGCGGAAGTATCGCCAAAAGCAGCATGGCCTTCAAAGGTTCCGGCCTGTTTGCTGAAATTTTGAGACGTTTCATTAAGGATTTGCCTTATCGCTGGCTGCCGTTTGCTGATATTTATTATGACGGAAAGATTGTTGCCAACCGGCAATTGCTGAAAACTAAGATCCTGAGAGGCGGTCAGGAATTCCTGCTGAGTGTGCGTTTAAAGCAATTGGAAGCGTCGATTCTGCAAATCGTCCGTGAGCTGCGTCCGAGCCGTCTGGAAAAGTTAAAAAAGTTCATTCAGGCCAAGCCCGAGCATGAATTCGAAGTGGAAGAAGGTACCCGGCGGTTATCCATTCTGGAAAGCGCCGCCTTGCTGAAGAAGATACGAAGCTTTACCGAGCTGGATTGTCCGGAGCTTTACCGGAAGCCGTTCAGCGATAAAAGCTATTTTTATCATTTAGCCGAAGGTCTGGAGCTGCCTGATTGTATAGAAGAGATTTTGGACTACACCAGGGAAAACCTGCAAAAGGATGGTTTACTTTATGATGACGCCCTGGCCCTTACTTTTCTCCATCTCCATATCAAAGGATATACCGCTTACCGTGATATCAAGCAAGTTGTGGTCGATGAAGCCCAGGATTATGATCCCCTGCATTTTGAAATACTCCACGGTCTGTTTCCCAAAGCGCATTATACGATCCTGGGCGATATTCATCAGACCATAGGGAAGCAGGAAGATTCCGCACGCTATGAACAGATTGGCAAGATATTCGCTAGACCTAAATCCACGCTGGTGACTTTGGACAAAAGCTTCCGCTCCACCAGGGAGATCTTGGCGTACAGCGCCAGGTTTCTTGACCAAAGCGTTAAGCTCCATAGTTTTGGGAGATCGGGAGATGCGCCTGCCGTGTTTGTGGCGCCGAACCGGGCGGCTCTGACTGCTCTCCTGCTTGCGGAAATTAAAACCTGCCGGGAAAAGGGTTACCAATCAATCGGGTTAATCTGTAAAACGGAATACGACGCCCTTGCCTTATATGAGCAGCTCAAGGACCAAAGCGATATTCAGCTGCTAAAAGGTGATGTTCAATTTGATTTAAGCGGCGTATTCCTGATCCCGGTCTATCTAGCCAAAGGCCTGGAATTTGACGCCGTACTGATCTGCGAGGCCGATCAGGAGCATTATCACAGCGCTGATGATAAGAACCTTTTATATATTGCCTGTACGCGGGCGCTGCATAGACTGAACCTTTTTTATACCGGAGAGATCAGCCCGCTTTTATAA
- a CDS encoding cell wall-binding repeat-containing protein codes for MKFRKNWLKFLLSMALIITITIAAIPLQAYAVQAVESKRLAGDNRTLTAIEISKEGWPSGSNAVILVRDNNFPDALAGAVLAAAYDAPILLTNSKALTPDTATELERLQAQTVFILGGTGAVSTAIEEGLSADYTVHRIAGDNRYETSANIAKYLQENQKLRTNKAVIAYAQNFPDALAVSSWAAQNGVPILLTETNTLPDATADVLTDLQISDTIITGGTSVISAQVESGLPNPTRYGGNNRYETAINLITGLGQATDTIFVATGTNFPDALAGSALAAKQGKAILLVGNGIDPSVQTFLTGKVGQINKIYSVGGTSVVKPLALNQIYSCIILEQPGEAFANAMDAIKVMDQDTADRYFSYDNFNDYDEPADITITDEDIALLFAKLDYNIVSSEINGDTATVTAEISNTDFAAVLDAYIDAVVRFGVEQALLPEAEQLSDEEAEKVIMQLLFDAIANEDQTTTTTIEVNLVKNNNSWTISMNDQLADAIMGGFISAFERI; via the coding sequence ATGAAATTTCGAAAAAATTGGTTGAAATTTTTGCTGTCTATGGCACTGATCATCACAATCACAATTGCCGCAATACCTTTACAAGCTTATGCTGTTCAGGCAGTAGAAAGTAAAAGACTTGCTGGGGATAACAGGACGTTAACTGCGATTGAGATCTCGAAAGAAGGATGGCCTTCAGGTTCAAATGCCGTTATCCTGGTTCGTGATAACAATTTTCCGGACGCTTTAGCCGGCGCTGTACTGGCGGCAGCTTATGATGCTCCGATTCTTTTAACGAACAGCAAAGCCTTAACTCCCGATACAGCAACTGAACTGGAACGTCTCCAAGCGCAAACGGTCTTTATCCTTGGCGGTACCGGTGCTGTATCCACCGCCATTGAAGAAGGTCTGTCCGCTGATTATACGGTTCATCGTATCGCAGGCGATAATCGTTATGAGACTTCGGCGAACATCGCCAAGTATCTGCAAGAGAATCAAAAACTCCGCACAAATAAGGCTGTCATCGCATATGCCCAGAATTTCCCTGATGCTTTGGCGGTATCTTCCTGGGCAGCGCAAAACGGAGTACCCATTTTACTGACAGAAACAAATACGTTGCCTGATGCGACAGCTGATGTGTTAACAGATCTGCAAATATCCGATACGATTATTACCGGCGGGACCAGCGTCATCAGTGCGCAAGTGGAATCCGGACTTCCGAATCCAACCCGTTATGGCGGAAATAATCGATATGAAACAGCGATCAACTTGATCACAGGCCTTGGCCAAGCTACGGATACAATCTTTGTTGCTACAGGGACCAACTTTCCCGATGCCTTAGCAGGTTCCGCATTAGCAGCCAAGCAGGGGAAAGCTATTCTGCTTGTTGGCAACGGCATTGACCCTTCCGTACAAACCTTTTTAACAGGTAAAGTAGGGCAAATCAATAAAATCTATTCTGTCGGTGGTACCAGTGTTGTGAAACCGCTTGCGTTAAACCAGATATATTCTTGTATTATTCTGGAGCAGCCCGGGGAAGCATTTGCCAACGCTATGGATGCTATCAAAGTGATGGATCAGGATACAGCCGACCGGTATTTCAGCTATGATAATTTCAATGATTATGATGAGCCTGCCGATATAACGATCACAGATGAAGATATTGCCTTGCTTTTCGCAAAACTTGATTACAACATCGTATCTTCAGAAATTAACGGTGATACGGCGACCGTTACGGCAGAAATTAGCAATACCGATTTCGCGGCCGTCCTGGATGCTTATATCGATGCCGTTGTCCGATTTGGGGTTGAACAGGCGTTGCTGCCTGAAGCGGAACAATTGAGTGATGAAGAAGCAGAAAAAGTGATAATGCAACTATTATTTGACGCCATTGCAAATGAGGACCAGACAACAACGACCACAATTGAAGTGAATCTAGTGAAGAATAATAATAGCTGGACGATTAGCATGAATGATCAATTAGCGGATGCGATCATGGGCGGATTTATCAGTGCTTTTGAACGAATTTAA
- the ltrA gene encoding group II intron reverse transcriptase/maturase, which produces MDDVKKAEYEGNLGCRPEDRVEPEDNGGARSIVERETKEKDGAVDLMKRLLDRENLNRAFKRVKSNGGAAGVDGMTVDEMLPWLRKHREELLQSLGNGMYRPQPVRRVEIPKPDGGVRKLGVPTVIDRMVQQALVQILQPIFEPLFSEASYGYRPGRSAQQAMKEAKEYYEQGYTRAADIDLSKYFDTMNHELLMNIIRKEVKDKRIIDLIKKFLKSGVMENGVKSKTEEGSPQGGPLSPLLSNIYLNEFDKEMERRGHKHLRYADDIAVYTKSRRAAERVLESCKQYLEKKLKLKVNSEKSKAGSPLKLKFLGFALYRTGKGTGIRVHEKSMKKFKEKLKGITKRNRGRAIQQILKELKLYTTGWLNYYAIAGMKSRIQELNRWLKRRIRMYIWKQWKKPKTRIGNLIALGMSVYWAHKNGYTGKGYWRVAGSGILNHTLTDKYLESLGYDDIAKKYEVLHLNY; this is translated from the coding sequence GTGGACGATGTGAAGAAGGCAGAATACGAGGGAAACCTTGGCTGCCGCCCGGAAGATAGGGTGGAACCCGAAGACAACGGCGGAGCGCGGAGCATCGTTGAACGAGAAACCAAGGAAAAAGACGGTGCAGTCGACCTAATGAAAAGACTTCTGGACAGAGAAAACCTGAACAGGGCTTTCAAAAGGGTTAAGTCAAACGGTGGAGCAGCAGGAGTCGACGGAATGACCGTGGATGAAATGCTGCCCTGGCTCAGGAAACACAGAGAGGAGTTGCTACAGAGTTTAGGAAACGGGATGTACAGGCCTCAACCGGTTAGGAGAGTAGAGATACCCAAACCGGATGGAGGAGTACGAAAACTTGGTGTGCCAACGGTCATTGATCGGATGGTGCAACAGGCATTGGTGCAGATATTGCAACCAATCTTTGAACCGCTGTTTTCGGAGGCAAGCTACGGCTATCGACCGGGGCGCAGCGCACAGCAAGCCATGAAGGAAGCGAAAGAGTACTACGAACAGGGATATACCCGCGCAGCGGATATCGATCTGTCAAAATACTTCGATACGATGAATCATGAACTGCTGATGAATATAATACGCAAAGAAGTAAAAGATAAGCGGATTATAGACCTCATCAAGAAGTTTCTGAAAAGCGGAGTCATGGAGAATGGAGTGAAAAGCAAGACGGAGGAAGGCAGCCCACAGGGAGGCCCGTTATCTCCGTTACTTTCGAATATCTACCTCAATGAATTCGACAAGGAAATGGAAAGACGGGGGCACAAGCATTTGCGATACGCGGATGACATTGCTGTCTACACCAAGAGCCGCAGAGCAGCAGAACGTGTATTAGAAAGCTGTAAGCAGTACCTTGAGAAGAAACTAAAGCTGAAAGTGAACTCGGAAAAGAGTAAAGCGGGATCACCGCTGAAGCTTAAGTTCCTTGGCTTTGCCTTGTACAGGACGGGCAAAGGTACGGGAATACGGGTGCATGAAAAGTCAATGAAGAAATTCAAGGAAAAGCTCAAAGGCATCACAAAACGGAATCGCGGAAGGGCCATTCAACAGATTCTGAAGGAACTGAAGCTATATACAACGGGGTGGCTTAATTATTACGCTATTGCCGGTATGAAGAGCAGAATTCAGGAACTGAACAGGTGGCTGAAACGACGGATACGGATGTATATCTGGAAGCAGTGGAAGAAACCAAAAACCCGAATCGGGAACTTGATAGCACTCGGCATGTCGGTTTACTGGGCACACAAGAATGGGTACACTGGCAAAGGCTACTGGAGAGTAGCCGGGAGCGGGATACTTAATCATACGTTGACTGACAAATACCTCGAATCCCTCGGCTATGATGACATAGCCAAGAAATACGAGGTACTGCACTTAAACTATTGA
- the msrB gene encoding peptide-methionine (R)-S-oxide reductase MsrB, which produces MSEIYLAGGCFWGMEKYIASIRGVRSTQVGYANGKTANPTYEDVCQRGSGHAETVYVDYDPEIVPLEFLLELYYQAIDPVSLNRQGGDKGTQYRTGIYYADINDLPVIERSLAKLQKNYDKPVVIEIKAIENFCPAEAYHQRYLDKNPEGYCHIGKDQFTKAAGAIINPDDYQAPDPGRLRQTLTGMQYEVTQNNATEPPFHNAFWDIFRPGIYVDITTGEPLFVSSDKFESGCGWPSFTRPIDPNVVSEKTDTSHSMLRTEVRSRAGDAHLGHVFADGPRESGGLRYCINSASLRFVPKEDMEREGYGNLIGRVK; this is translated from the coding sequence ATGTCTGAGATTTATCTTGCAGGCGGATGTTTTTGGGGTATGGAAAAATATATTGCGTCTATTCGCGGGGTCCGTTCCACGCAAGTGGGCTATGCCAATGGCAAGACCGCGAACCCGACCTATGAGGATGTGTGTCAGCGCGGCAGCGGACATGCCGAGACGGTGTATGTAGACTATGATCCGGAGATTGTGCCGCTGGAATTCTTGCTGGAATTATATTATCAGGCGATTGATCCGGTCTCACTTAACCGGCAGGGCGGCGACAAGGGGACGCAATACCGTACCGGGATTTATTATGCGGATATTAATGATCTGCCGGTGATAGAACGGTCCCTGGCCAAGCTGCAAAAAAACTACGATAAACCTGTCGTGATCGAGATAAAAGCAATCGAGAACTTCTGTCCGGCGGAAGCGTACCACCAAAGATATCTGGATAAAAACCCGGAAGGCTATTGTCACATCGGCAAGGATCAATTCACGAAGGCGGCAGGGGCCATTATTAACCCAGACGATTATCAGGCGCCGGATCCTGGCAGGCTGCGCCAAACCCTGACCGGAATGCAGTACGAAGTGACGCAGAATAATGCCACCGAGCCGCCGTTTCATAACGCGTTCTGGGACATTTTCCGGCCGGGTATTTACGTGGATATTACGACAGGCGAGCCGCTTTTTGTCTCCTCGGATAAATTTGAATCAGGCTGCGGCTGGCCGAGCTTTACCAGGCCTATCGATCCGAATGTAGTCTCGGAAAAGACCGATACTTCCCATAGCATGCTGCGGACCGAGGTCAGGAGCCGTGCCGGTGATGCCCATCTGGGGCATGTGTTTGCTGATGGGCCAAGGGAATCCGGCGGTCTGAGATATTGTATCAACAGCGCCTCGCTGCGGTTTGTGCCCAAAGAAGATATGGAGCGGGAAGGGTACGGAAATTTAATTGGACGCGTGAAGTAA
- a CDS encoding LysM peptidoglycan-binding domain-containing protein, with protein MKIRKKTALILTVLFVFIVVLAGCTQNQLAIFNAYMKMQDVASMQQHMTMSLQMSGTGFDQADQEQIDSVAEMLNNAKLDVVLKMNCNEEKTIAKLQADCNVIASGLNINMPFWVDEDFSGKTPKLIEVFKIPQIAAAYLPPGYAGKPYMVINPFDAKNTDLKNMDVTNLIKLQSDLQKKSTDFLNSYVQRFNPNIDVVSESANDGLGSQKYTIKLNDAQLKEFIRYAMNNFAKDKEASNFLNDYFTIIAQYSELSDSSSEFGSIDEESLTEFNSVMDQLNDVPILGDKGIELTYTISSEGYITHENGSINLKLDMAALNKLMNDTVGGEEIQSDVTGILNLTFNYDTDITNINVPVDIQMPELNSSNSFSYLDLIPKTDVEVVNSTYKVLPGDTLATIALNHYGSYKYSGKIYEANRDMIEKNNNRLYAGMVLTLPPEGLLPDIVAGEKQRIYTVKAGDTLAKIAQLEYGDASLYMKIYAANKNILSSPDLIYEGQKILIP; from the coding sequence ATGAAGATTAGAAAAAAAACAGCTTTGATTCTTACGGTCTTATTTGTCTTCATTGTGGTATTAGCTGGTTGTACCCAAAATCAGCTGGCAATCTTTAATGCCTATATGAAAATGCAAGATGTGGCTTCAATGCAGCAGCATATGACGATGTCTCTTCAAATGTCCGGCACAGGGTTTGATCAGGCAGACCAAGAACAAATCGATTCAGTTGCTGAGATGTTAAATAATGCGAAACTCGATGTCGTTTTGAAAATGAATTGTAACGAAGAAAAAACAATCGCTAAATTACAGGCAGATTGTAACGTAATTGCATCCGGTCTTAATATTAACATGCCGTTTTGGGTAGATGAAGATTTCTCAGGAAAAACTCCAAAGCTAATTGAAGTCTTTAAAATTCCGCAAATTGCAGCAGCATATTTACCCCCTGGATATGCTGGAAAGCCATATATGGTTATAAATCCTTTTGATGCGAAAAATACGGATCTTAAAAATATGGATGTGACGAACCTTATAAAATTGCAGTCAGATCTACAGAAAAAAAGTACTGATTTTCTAAACAGTTATGTTCAAAGGTTCAACCCGAATATTGACGTCGTTAGTGAATCGGCAAACGATGGCCTTGGCTCACAAAAATATACGATAAAACTTAATGATGCACAATTGAAGGAATTTATCCGTTATGCGATGAATAACTTTGCTAAGGACAAAGAAGCGTCGAACTTCTTAAATGACTATTTCACGATAATTGCTCAGTATAGTGAGCTTTCGGACAGTTCATCGGAATTTGGTTCTATTGATGAAGAGTCTTTGACTGAATTTAATTCAGTCATGGATCAATTGAATGATGTTCCTATTCTAGGGGACAAAGGCATCGAGTTAACGTATACGATTTCAAGCGAAGGTTATATCACCCATGAAAATGGAAGTATTAACCTAAAGCTCGACATGGCAGCATTAAATAAATTGATGAATGATACCGTAGGCGGAGAAGAAATTCAATCGGATGTTACCGGCATTTTGAATCTTACGTTTAACTATGATACAGATATAACAAACATTAACGTACCCGTGGACATTCAAATGCCTGAGTTAAATTCAAGCAACTCGTTTAGTTATCTTGACCTGATACCAAAAACAGACGTAGAAGTGGTTAACAGCACATATAAGGTTCTGCCCGGTGATACGTTAGCTACGATCGCCTTAAACCATTACGGAAGTTACAAATACTCCGGTAAGATATATGAGGCAAATCGTGACATGATTGAGAAGAATAATAACCGTTTATACGCAGGAATGGTTTTAACCCTTCCGCCTGAGGGGCTGCTTCCGGATATCGTTGCCGGTGAAAAGCAAAGAATATATACCGTGAAAGCAGGAGATACCCTGGCAAAGATAGCCCAATTAGAGTATGGTGATGCTTCACTTTACATGAAAATATACGCAGCAAATAAAAATATACTATCCAGTCCAGATTTGATTTATGAGGGACAAAAGATATTAATTCCATAA
- a CDS encoding DUF1659 domain-containing protein has translation MTFVVNTLDSVLATRYQTGTTAGGAPVLRQKSLTGVKATAADQDVYDVAVALSSLVDYPLTDIRRLKIFELADE, from the coding sequence ATGACTTTCGTGGTAAACACGTTGGACTCCGTGCTGGCAACCCGCTATCAGACAGGGACTACCGCCGGCGGCGCACCTGTTCTCCGGCAAAAAAGCCTGACCGGCGTTAAAGCAACGGCAGCTGATCAGGACGTATACGATGTGGCTGTCGCATTATCAAGCCTGGTGGATTATCCATTGACAGATATCCGCCGCCTGAAAATTTTCGAGCTGGCCGATGAATAA
- a CDS encoding DUF2922 domain-containing protein yields the protein MAITNQKVLRMVFTTIGGKAFTITLPQPKAGLTLAQVGTVMDLIMAKNIFATSSGDLATKRDIKVVDTTTDDLYDPPQE from the coding sequence ATGGCAATAACGAACCAGAAAGTTTTAAGAATGGTATTCACAACCATAGGTGGTAAGGCGTTTACCATTACCCTTCCCCAGCCAAAGGCAGGCCTTACGCTTGCCCAAGTCGGGACGGTCATGGACCTCATTATGGCAAAAAATATTTTTGCCACTTCCAGTGGGGATCTGGCAACCAAGAGAGATATTAAAGTGGTAGATACTACCACGGACGATCTCTACGATCCCCCCCAAGAATAA
- a CDS encoding nitroreductase family protein: MNTNIDFLKLAEERYSVRNFTDKAIEQDTLDKILKAGHLAPTACNRQPQKILVINSEEGLAKLRKCTKCHFGASAAMLICYDKNECWQREYDGKISGVIDASIVTTHMMLEATTLGVGTTWVMYFIPEAIREEFAIPDNIEPVALLVMGYPAPDAKPFPGHSEFKRIEDVVSYNKF, from the coding sequence ATGAACACGAATATAGACTTTTTAAAACTGGCAGAGGAACGCTATTCAGTGCGCAACTTTACCGACAAAGCGATCGAACAGGATACGCTGGACAAAATATTGAAAGCGGGACACCTCGCACCGACTGCTTGCAACCGCCAACCGCAGAAGATTCTGGTCATCAACAGCGAAGAAGGATTGGCAAAGCTCAGAAAATGCACGAAATGCCACTTTGGCGCATCTGCCGCAATGCTTATCTGCTACGATAAGAACGAATGCTGGCAACGGGAATACGACGGCAAGATCAGCGGAGTTATCGACGCGAGTATTGTAACAACACACATGATGCTGGAGGCTACGACGCTGGGCGTGGGCACGACGTGGGTCATGTACTTTATACCTGAGGCTATTAGGGAAGAGTTTGCGATTCCGGACAACATTGAGCCGGTCGCCTTGCTGGTGATGGGTTATCCTGCGCCGGATGCAAAGCCTTTCCCCGGACATTCGGAATTTAAGCGAATAGAAGATGTCGTATCATACAACAAGTTCTGA